From the genome of Denticeps clupeoides chromosome 17, fDenClu1.1, whole genome shotgun sequence:
tgaaaaaccagGCAACCTGGCATGTGCTCTGGGTGGGCTGGTGTGTCAAACTTGGCCATAGTAGTGGGTGCACCCCGCCCTGCACCCACTGTCCCAGGATATGTGAATATAACCACTATGCACATGTTAATGAATATGCTCTGTTCAAAGGACCTTAAATGAACATGTTCTAAGATGAGTTAAGTTGCTGGTGACAGAAATAACAGACAAATGAGGGTAAGAGTGGACACGCATGAAGCGATGCACCCACGACACGGTCCTGACTGGTGGCTCATTCCGGCCCGGAGTTTCCTGATGTCGATGGCCTCCTCCCAATGTCCAGATTGTCGGCACAATTTTACATTGTCTGTTCCATGTATAAATATAGCCTCATGTTGTCAAGTCCACATCGGGTCATTTTATGTGCATATTTTCTGTCCTGTCCGAGGTGAACAGTCCGTGAAGTCGTTCCCCTGCCCTGTCCTGCTGCCACCGTGACAACCCACCATGCAAAGTCATTACTGCACTGTCATGATCTGGGGTCACGATGTGGCAATAAATATACTGAACGACCATGCTGTCCTGTTCTGTCCTGATGGCACAGCTATATTTAATTATGTCTTTAATTGTGAAAGaatacattttcacatattGAAATCAATATTAGAGTTTTTTTGGGCTGGGTGATGCATTTTGGTGGTGAAgtcatcagtcatttttttttatatattcccAATAAGtattgtattacatttattactttattccCATTAAGAACTATATTTCACTAAATTTGCAATATATCTTCATTATTTGcctttacgccatttatcagacacccttatccagagtgccttatgagtagttacagggacagtccccttggagacactcagggtcactcagtgggggtggtggtggcctagtggttgaggAAGTGGACCTATAATCCCGATCCcaactgaggaaagcaccgtcatggctgcccactgctcaccaagggtgatggttaaaagcagaggacacattttgttgtgtcaccgtgtgctgtgctgcagtgtgtcacaatgacaatcttgCTCAGGTAGTGTGTGAGGtctgaacctgggttcataggcgagtgcctTGGCCGCTGCTTACATCCCAGCCTACTGCATAAATGAAGTTGTTTCAATTCTGCGCTTTGATTAATTGGAATTATTCACCCATAGGCGCCGCTGTTTACTGTTAATAACAGGAAAACTTGAACTTGAAGATTCAATTCGTTTCTCAACTTGATAGATTATTAATTCATCCCCAAACCCCCCAAGTTtctgtaaaacaaataaaaaacaaaaacaaacaaacaaacaaacaacaacaaaaaaaaaaaaacagaagaatggTTTACTAAACTCAGCAGTTTATGCTGCCTTCCGGCCCACGACTAACGGCGGCTGCCTCCTCCCCGCCCGCAGCTGCCGAGCTCCGGCCCGATCAACAAGTCGCCGACGCGGGGAGCGCCTGGGGTGGGTaggctgtctctctctctctccctctctctctctctccctctctctcgccctctctctcgctctctctctctgcggaGGTGACGACTACGAACAGGCGAGAAAACGTTACGCGGTGTTTTCAGGCATAATCATAGTGactcagcaacacacacacacacacacacacacacacacacacacaccgcgcaCTTTAACGTTGACAGTGAACTACGAGGACCGCGTGTCGCGGTTTTGGGGAGCTGACTGGGCGACTGCTTTGCACGTACGCACGTCGCCACAGGCTTTTTATGTCGTTCGGCGAAGTGTCGCACGTCGActcgttttttattattattattcccacAGAGTCATGGCGGCCGCCGCGGTGCGCCAGAACCTGCCCTGGCGCGGGTCCCCCGCGCTCTTCCGGCGCCTCCACGGCAGCGCCGCGGCGCCGAGGCAGCACTACCCGTTCCTGGTGCTCGGAGGGGGATGTGGCGGCGTCGCGATGGGGGCGCGAATGAAGCGGAAGTTTGGCGCGGAAAACGTCGCAATAGTGGAGCCGAGCGAGGCGAGTGTTCAGACcgcagggttttttttcctgttctgacaaagttaaaaaaaaaaaaacacacgcatgTAGCGCTGTGAGGAGAGACATTGCAAGCGACAAGCAAGTTTTCGGTGCTAGTCGacaatttgatttccatcattGCCCAGATGCATTATTACCAACCAATGTGGACTCTGGTTGGTGCTGGGGCCAAAAGCGTTGGTGCATCTGGACGCCCGACAGCCAGCGTGATGCCTTCAGGGGTGAAGTGGCTGAAATCCAGAGTGGCGGAGCTGAATCCTGACAAGAACTCTGTCTGCATTGACAGTGGGACGGAGGTacaaattaaattcaaattgtattcaaattttatttgtcacatacatagtcatacacggtatgatatgcagtgaaatgctttttgcgactgctacagaccacagtattgcaaatgatgcaagtgtactatgaaccaatatgcaaattttGCAAACACGGGAGCGGTCATGATACACATGAAACACTGAGGGGTCATGATGAAACCGTGCAGGAAATTGCCAGTCATTTCTTTTATGAGTCAGATGGTGATAAAATGTTGTTTGCAGGCATGCTCAGGACAGAGGAACTGAATGTATTATTCTAAGCCTTCTGTTTGTCTTGCAGGTATCCTATGATTATTTGATTGTGGCCTTGGGTTTGAAGCTTCACTATGAAAAGGTAGGGTGGGTAGTCAGAGACACTTATTACGCTCAGTATTAAAGAAATGTCAACTCCGACTGACCATTATGTATCTCTGTAGATCAAAGGCCTGCCAGAGGGGTTTGAGCACCCAAAGATTGGCTCAAACTACTCAGTGAAGACTGTGGAGAATACTTGGAAAGCACTTCAGAATTTCAAGAGGGGCAATGCCATTTTTTCCTACCCTAACACTCCGGTGAAATGTGGCGGAGCTCCTCAGAAGATCATGTACCTCTCGGATGCGTACCTGAGAAAGGTGCTCACCTGCCTAGTCTGTCGAGTTTCACGGTGCCTAAATTGAGTCACTGAGCTCTCGTCTCTCATTCAGACGGGGAGGAGGTCCGATGCTCACATCATATACAACACCTCGCTGCCTGTGATCTTTGCTGTCAAGAAATATGCGGACGCCCTGTGGGAGATTGTGAAAAAGCGCGACCTACACGTAAATCTGAGGCATAACCTCACCGAAGTCAGGGCAGACAAGCAGGAGGCTGTGTTCGAAAACCTTGATAATCCGGGAGAAACAAAAGTGTTCAAGGTTGGTCCATCTTTTCACTGTTGTAACAGATCACTTTCTCttcccctttcttttttttaaataacaaatcATCTCAACATAGAGTAATGAATAGAGTGACTGGCATTCTATTCATATCCTGATCTATAAAATGAACTCCAGTAGAATTAACTTTATACGTTTATAAAGTATAAGTTTCCTAAACATTCCTAATGAGCCTCTACTCTAATACTTATTTGATGGATACCGCTTAATGAAACAAATCCATGTTGGCAGTGAAAAGAAATTCTAAATTGGAACTGTGTCCTGGAGATCATGTGTGTACAATGTTAACAATGTTGAGTAATTCAAGAGTAGATTGCAGTGTGGAAATAATCATTCTGTTTgagcattatcatttttttagaaGCAAATTCAAGCAGAATACAAGTGGAAGTGTGatacaaaatatcataaatagATGTAGTTTAGCATTGCAATTAATATGTCTATGTAATTATAACACCAAATAAGTCATGTAGTCCACCCTCTGGACCAATTAGATCCTCAACAAATGAGTTGTTgagccttttttgtttttcctcagtCCTTCATTGCAGCTGATTATCATATTGTGTAATATGAATGGAATCTCAGAATGCTTAAAGGCTGTATGGAACTGGGTAATGGTGACTAtgcagtttttgtttttctggggAAAACTTGTTAGACTAGTCTGATAATATCAGTCAGTAATTTTCTTGTGTggacagtagcctagtgggtaagacacctgcctatgaaccaaaagaccccaaagccacaggttcaaaccccacttactatcattttgtccctgaacaagacattttACCAtggagtgtctccatggggactgtccctgtaactgctgattgtaaggagctatggataagggtgtttgataaatgttataaatatcATAACAAGGGACCAAATAGTGGTACACGTTATTATGCTGGGAAGGCTTGTCAACAATAGTGTGACCTATATATATTATGTTCTCATATTTTGTGTATCATGTTACCCACTTTCTTTTTCCCTCAGTATGAAATGCTCCATGTGACTCCACCAATGGGACCACCAGATGTGCTGAAAGATTCTTTGCTGGCTGATCAAGCCGGGTGGCTTGATGTGAATAAGGAAACACTTCAGCATGTGAAGTACCCTAATGTATTTGGAATTGGAGACTGCACCAATTTACCCACCTCCAAAACAGCGGCCGCTGTTGGTGAGTGTAGTGGTTTGCTTCCAGGACAGAACCTAATATTGGCAAATGATATTCGATACAGCAGTATTTTGTCTAATGGTCCAGACCTTATTCACTGATTTGAGCTGGATGATGTGTgtccaactgtgtgtgtgtgtgtgtaatctcaTATCTCATATAACTTTTGCAGCTGCCCAGTCTGGGGTACTTGACAGAACAATCACAAAAGTTGTGAAGAAAGACCAGCCCGATAAAAAGGTGACAGGTCTCTttcaaaattataattaaacagTTAATAGCTTGTAGTTACATGGAATTGCCAGATGTGTACAATAGGTTGCTACTCCAGTCGAGTTGTTTTATGCTCTGGGCCTTGGAGGAAAGGAATGACCATCGAGCAAAATACGCtacataagtgaaagtgaagtgattgtcactgatacacagcagcacagtgcacacagtgaaatttgcaatTAACCAAAACAACCTCTGTTATTACTGTGGGGGCCATAAACACTTCAGAGCAACGTGTCCCAACCAACGCTCGAGGGAGCTGCCGGAAAAGTCCTCCTCGCCAAGGCCACTTCGCGCCTTCGACGACTTGAAGCTTCGTTTCACTACAGCCCCCATTCATTCATCCCAATCCAGAGCTCCCATTTATCGAGGTCCATGCCTTTGacatgggggtgggggtggtccTGTTACATCGGGATCGTTCCAACAACAACAGTCTCTTTTGGTGGCCGGGTCTCACCGGCGATGTCACGGACTATGTAGCAGCCTGCCCAGTCTGCACCGTCAACAAAGTGGATAACCAATGACACCGTGGCCTCCTGCTTCCCCTGCCACATCCACACCGCCCCAGGTCCCTCGTCTCCCTCAACTTTGTTACAGTCTGCCAACTTCCTACGGTAAGACCACggtgctggtgatggtggaCCGGCTCTCCGTGGCAGCCTGGTTTGTTGCTTTTTCCAGCCTACCCACATTATCCCAGACCGCCCACCACGTCATAGAAGAAGTCGTCCAACACTTCAGACCACTTCTGGAAGCAACTCGGGGTGGCTGTCAGCCTTACCTCAGCATACCACCAATGGCCAGACCGAGTGAATACACCAGGAACTGGAAAAATACCCCACATCCTGGTCGAAACATCTCACCCTTGCAGATCTAGCCAGGAACAAACATGTCTCATCTGCCACCGTTGTGGCGGATATAGGGTTGTCTCCCTTTGAGGCCTCCACTGGCCGGGTCCCAGTGTGGTTTCCAGTTCCCACCGCTGATGGGCCGGTCCCTGCTGTCTATCTGTGTAAGCCTTCCATCGGCTTGCCGCTTCTTCATTACAATTGCCTTGTTTCTCGACTCCTCTCACAGAAAACCCTGTTGTTTGGATCTAGACACCTTCTTTGGATCTTCAGTCCCAGACCAAGCTCTCTGGAATCTCTCTGTCATTGAATCCGCCCACGAAATGACCCAAGTGTGAAGACCACGTCTCCAGCCAGCCACCTTCCAGTTCCAGTACTCCAATGCAGGTCCTGCCTGCGCCCACCTCACAGACACCACGACCACAGCCTCCTGTGCCAGCCGCTAGTGTGCCCCAACGTCCGCCATCCTGACAGAGACATTATTCTGGACGGGCTTACTGTGTTTCATGCCGAGCGTAATGCAGTGCTGTGTGGTAAGACCCGCGGCGGCGGCTTGTGTGTTTACATCAGCACGGAAATGTGCCAGAAGTCTGTGCCTTTCTCAATTCTGTCTTTAATGCAGGTCGagtttgtgactgtgagatgcagacctttttatttaccGCAGGAATTCACCTCCAGGGAATGAAAAACGTGCCTGCGAGGAAGTCCAACCCTCCTTCCAGCGATCAGGTGCTGTGGAAGTGAGGAAAACTCTTCACAAAGTTAAGTCAGGAAAGGCTGCTGGATCAGACAaaatccctggaagatgctcagagaatttgcagaccagctggcagatgttctctcagacaggggcagtggtggcctagcggttaaggaagcggccccgtaatcagaaggttgccggttcgaatcccgatccgccaaggtaccactgaggtgccactgagcaaagcaccgtccccacacactgctccccgggcgccgttcatggctgcccactgctcactcagggtgatgggttaaatgcagaggacaaatttcactgtgtgcactgtgtgctgtgctgctgtgtatcacatgtgacaatcacttcactttaactttaaagacatcttcaacatctcactgagctcCGCCGTTGTTCCTACGTGTCTCAAGGCACGTAGCTTGAGATGCCTGTgccgaagaagtcttcagtgttgtgtctcaatgactaccatcctgttgcacttacacccatcatgatgaagtacTGCGaaaggctggtcatgaaacatatgaagaccctgctgccctccaccctggacccactgcaatt
Proteins encoded in this window:
- the sqor gene encoding sulfide:quinone oxidoreductase, mitochondrial isoform X3; the encoded protein is MAAAAVRQNLPWRGSPALFRRLHGSAAAPRQHYPFLVLGGGCGGVAMGARMKRKFGAENVAIVEPSEMHYYQPMWTLVGAGAKSVGASGRPTASVMPSGVKWLKSRVAELNPDKNSVCIDSGTEVSYDYLIVALGLKLHYEKIKGLPEGFEHPKIGSNYSVKTVENTWKALQNFKRGNAIFSYPNTPVKCGGAPQKIMYLSDAYLRKTGRRSDAHIIYNTSLPVIFAVKKYADALWEIVKKRDLHVNLRHNLTEVRADKQEAVFENLDNPGETKVFKYEMLHVTPPMGPPDVLKDSLLADQAGWLDVNKETLQHVKYPNVFGIGDCTNLPTSKTAAAVAAQSGVLDRTITKVVKKDQPDKKKTLLFGSRHLLWIFSPRPSSLESLCH
- the sqor gene encoding sulfide:quinone oxidoreductase, mitochondrial isoform X2: MAAAAVRQNLPWRGSPALFRRLHGSAAAPRQHYPFLVLGGGCGGVAMGARMKRKFGAENVAIVEPSEMHYYQPMWTLVGAGAKSVGASGRPTASVMPSGVKWLKSRVAELNPDKNSVCIDSGTEVSYDYLIVALGLKLHYEKIKGLPEGFEHPKIGSNYSVKTVENTWKALQNFKRGNAIFSYPNTPVKCGGAPQKIMYLSDAYLRKTGRRSDAHIIYNTSLPVIFAVKKYADALWEIVKKRDLHVNLRHNLTEVRADKQEAVFENLDNPGETKVFKYEMLHVTPPMGPPDVLKDSLLADQAGWLDVNKETLQHVKYPNVFGIGDCTNLPTSKTAAAVAAQSGVLDRTITKVVKKDQPDKKYDGYTSCPLVTSYNTVILAEFDYNGQPLETFPIDQGKERRLMYYMKADVMPQLYWHGLLKGFWGGPGPFRKVMHLGMK
- the sqor gene encoding sulfide:quinone oxidoreductase, mitochondrial isoform X4, whose protein sequence is MAAAAVRQNLPWRGSPALFRRLHGSAAAPRQHYPFLVLGGGCGGVAMGARMKRKFGAENVAIVEPSEMHYYQPMWTLVGAGAKSVGASGRPTASVMPSGVKWLKSRVAELNPDKNSVCIDSGTEVSYDYLIVALGLKLHYEKIKGLPEGFEHPKIGSNYSVKTVENTWKALQNFKRGNAIFSYPNTPVKCGGAPQKIMYLSDAYLRKTGRRSDAHIIYNTSLPVIFAVKKYADALWEIVKKRDLHVNLRHNLTEVRADKQEAVFENLDNPGETKVFKYEMLHVTPPMGPPDVLKDSLLADQAGWLDVNKETLQHVKYPNVFGIGDCTNLPTSKTAAAVAAQSGVLDRTITKVVKKDQPDKKTPSLDLQSQTKLSGISLSLNPPTK
- the sqor gene encoding sulfide:quinone oxidoreductase, mitochondrial isoform X1, with protein sequence MAAAAVRQNLPWRGSPALFRRLHGSAAAPRQHYPFLVLGGGCGGVAMGARMKRKFGAENVAIVEPSEMHYYQPMWTLVGAGAKSVGASGRPTASVMPSGVKWLKSRVAELNPDKNSVCIDSGTEVSYDYLIVALGLKLHYEKIKGLPEGFEHPKIGSNYSVKTVENTWKALQNFKRGNAIFSYPNTPVKCGGAPQKIMYLSDAYLRKTGRRSDAHIIYNTSLPVIFAVKKYADALWEIVKKRDLHVNLRHNLTEVRADKQEAVFENLDNPGETKVFKYEMLHVTPPMGPPDVLKDSLLADQAGWLDVNKETLQHVKYPNVFGIGDCTNLPTSKTAAAVAAQSGVLDRTITKVVKKDQPDKKSNVSQPTLEGAAGKVLLAKATSRLRRLEASFHYSPHSFIPIQSSHLSRSMPLTWGWGWSCYIGIVPTTTVSFGGRVSPAMSRTM